GAACTTAATATTTTATTAACTGATAAACAAATCGAAGATATCGCCTTCTTTTTAGAAGAAATACATCATAATAATCAACTTTTTAATTTAACAGGGTACAAGACTAAAGAATTGATAGCTGAAATGCTAGGCGTTAAAACAATATTGCTAGCACAAAGTTTAAGCGAAACATTTTCTAATAAAACATTAAACGTTCTCGATATTGGAACGGGTGCAGGCATTCCAGGATTAATCATCAAAATAATATATCCACAACTTAATGTTTATTTGGTTGATTCAAATGCTAAGAAAATTACTTTTATTAGTGAAGTGATAAAAAAGTTAAATTTTACCGGTGTTTTTGCAATTTCGTCTAGAATTGAAGATAGTTCTTTTTTAGAAAAATATCGTGGGTATTTTGTTTACGTGTTTTCTCAAGCCGTTTCAAAAATTGCGGTTTTGAATGAACTAGGAACACAATTACTAAAGTTAAATGGACAAATTATTCATTTTAAATCTAGAGATTATCTAGAAGAAATGGAGTTTGCAAAGAAGTATTTATCAGACCTTGGTTTGGTTTTCAATAATTGATACGAATATAAATTTAACAATTATTTTTTAGTTAATGTTTTTTATAATAAAAAAGCTATAGTTTCACTGAAATATCCTAGAGAATGAAGCAAAATTAAAAAAGAATTGATTGATAATGCAAAACACTAAATATATAACGGTCACTTCGACCATTAAACATTCAGGTAAAACTTCTACCGCAATTGGATTAGTTATTTCATTAGTTACTGAAGGTTATAGAGTATTATATTTGGGTTTTGATAACAAATATAACGCTCTTCCTCATTTTGATGATGATGCAGATTTAGCAAAAGATTATATTTTAGAAAAAATCATTCTTGGAAGAGCAGTTAGACATTTCTACTCATTTTATCCATTTGACATGCTTAATATCAATGCGGATTTGGTTAAGTTATTCCAAAATGCAACTGATAAACAACAAGCTAGAATTATTAGCAAACTATTTAAGGATTTTAAAACGGAACGTTACCACTACGTAGTCATTGATCTAAACTACAAAGACAAACCAGTTCATAACACAATTATCAAATTGAGCGATCATTGTTTTTACACAATTAATGCTAAACGTTATGAAGAAGAAAAGAATCATCTTGACATCAACTCTTTCTTAACTATTATTCCTAAAAAAGAACATGTTAAATTACTAGTTATTCAATTTAACCGATTTATGGTTGATCACCATAAGTTTATAGAAAACTTAAAATACATATATGGTGATTATGTCTTTGATTATCAAATAGATAGCTCGCGAACAATGAGAAATCGAATTGATCACGCTTACAACTATCTCAGAGTAGATAAGTTGTGCAAACCAATTAAGAAGTACATTTTGGATAGTAAATAAAAAAGTAGATCAATTGATCTACCTTTTTTATTCTTCTTTAGCTTCAACAAGTTCTCTAGAGTTGCTCTTTAATTGCTCGTTAGGCTTGACATCTACATCATTAATATTGATCTCAGATTTCTTTTTAACTAAATCAGCTTGCAATTCTACTCAAATTTCATCTGCTTTTTTTAGAATCCTAAAGCAAGCAATCAACCCGATGAAGGGAGCATAACCACCGACTCGCACAACTTTATTAAGACGAGTAAATTTATCTGGATAAAACTCGTTTAATTGCTGGTTTTTTTGATAAAAAACATTGCTCAAAATAACCTTAATTAAGAGCAAAATAAGATTAATCGTACTCAATAAAATAATCGTAATAATCCAGAACAATTTTTGGTTTTCTAAAACCTGCTCAGTTATCATACCCTTAGTAAACTCCAACATTTTTTGTTGGTATTGAGCTGACGAAATCGCTACTGCTAAAATTAAAATCAGATTCAAGATAATTCAAATTAATGAATAAGATATTAAGAACTTCGTTCTTCTTCTTAATCTTGAGATTTTTCTTGAAACGATATCAAATTTTGTATCATTAATTCCCATATTATGGAATTGAGTAAGATGACTTAAACTGAAAGTTTAAGTTGTTTTTTATTAAGTTTAACGCTAACTAGTTTACCTAGAATTTGAACATCAACAATATATTCGTCGTTGTCAATAATTCTAGAGATCTGACCACTAAGACCTGAATAATCACCTGAGTTGATATCTACCATATGACCAACTTTGAATTCCATGGCTTTATCAACTTGTTCTTTTTCAGTTGACATATCCCCATACTTATCAGCTGAATCAGATTTTTTCTTATGAACAATTGTTTTAGTTGCATTCTCATCTAGAATCAGCTCACCACGTTCGTTGAATAAAGTACGATCCATTTCAATAATCGCATTAGGTGTAATTACAATACGATAATTAGGGTCAAAAGCTTCCCCATTTAATAAGTCTAATTCTTCTGAAGAAGAGATCGGAATTGGTTTAGCTCCTTTACCAGATGAACCCACAATTCCAGTAATATTAACGGTGTTTCTAACAGCAAACCAAGCCGCTTCATTCATCTCCATCTTGATGTAGATGTATCCAGGATATTTATTAGTATCAGTTATCTTATATTTCTTATAAACACCATTATCAACAGTTACCCATTTAATATAGGTACTATTACGCATTGTAGCGGGAATATTATGTGTGGGATTATTACTATCAAAGATAGTTTCTTCCACACTTCTAAACTTAATAACCTTACAGTCCAAGATTTGGTCTTCAAAGTGAAGTGCTCTAACTTTAGCTTTTAAAGTTTTAATAACAGAATCTTCGTTTCCATTAGTGGTTGTGGCAATATATCATTGCGCAGTAGATTTCTTACTCATTGTTTAATATAGTTTTGTTAAAAAAAATTATTTTAAGATCCCGATCGCATTAAAGATTTGGTCTATACCAAATAATGCACCAGTTAAAAAAGCCACAATCGCAATTACGATTAAGAAGTTGGTAATCAACAACTTAGGAGTGCATCAAGTAATTCTTCTTGATTCTTTTTCCATTCCAAATCACCAACGCTTTAGTCTAAGTCCAATCGAACCCTTGTTCTTCTTTTCTCTTTGAACTTGTTCGCGGTATTCTTGTTCTTCTCGTTCTTCTTTAAGCTTTTTTTGTTCTAAAGCTTCTTCTTTAATCTTTTGTTGTTCTTTTTTAATGTTATCGTCTTGATAACTTTCAAGAATAACCTTTGGATTTTTTCTTAGATTAATATTTTTATTCTTATTATCCATAATCTTACCCAATATCTTAGTGCGATTCTTTATGAACGGTCTTTTGATTACAACTAGAACAATATTTATTAAGAACTAATCTTGTTGTTTCAAGTTTAGATCTTGTTGTTGTGTAGTTACGATTTAAGCAGTGCTCACAAATCAAAATAATCTTTTTTCGCATTATGGCAAATATTAAAAAAATGCTTTTAATAAAGCACTTATCATTATTATATATCAATTAATTATCTTGGTTGTTGATATTATTTTAAATCAAAATACCAGGTTTAGTTTTATTTATATATAGGGCGGAAATAGAGTGTTGTTGGGGTGGCTTTGGTAAATCAAAGAGATTTTGAGTCAAAAATCAACAAACTTAATCATATGATTAAATTATCAATCTAGCAAATAATAACAAAATCCCCTATTAATATAAAAGCCTGTATATTAAAATATATATTAAGGATAGTTGTATTTCTTAATAGTTATTAAAACCTAAAAAGACTAATTAATAAAGATTTTAGGGTTACATAATTATTATTTTTCGTTATAATTTATCAATATAAACAATTAATTGCTGATAAGCCTATATTGATATAGCTGGGTGAGATCTAGTTTATCATTAAAATGTGAAGATTGATCACGTTGAGCTTATTAGGTAAATCTAAATGTCTGTTAAAAAATTATCAATTAATTTAGATAAGTTTAAAAGATTATTTAAGATACCAAACAATAACATATTTTACGAACTAAAATCTGAAGTTGTTTCGATAAAACAAAACGCTAAACTCGTTTTGTTTTATCGTTTATTAATCTTTTTAATCTTATTTTCATTTAGTGTTGGTTTTATTATGTTGCCTGAGCGATTGTTCTTGGTGAACTTGCTTCCCCAAAGAGATGCTATGGGTAACGCGATGCAAGCTGGGATTGATCCCAATCGGTTTCCAATCACAGCACTGTTTCAGTTTCAAAACCCAACATTTCAAAGTATTAACTTCTATGTCCTATTAAGATTAATAGGTTTATATTTAGTTTTTATTACTTCATTATGATGAAATTATCAAAACGTTAGTTCGATCAATCACCGAATTAAACGTTACTGAATTTGATTCATTATTTACACTGCTTTAAGTGTGATTAGTGGAGCATTACTATTAGGATGAACAAACAACCAAAGCAGTTTAGCAACTGTTTTAGGTGTTTGTTCATTAAATGTCTTATTAGTAATTCTTAACTATGCTTACTGATTAATCGGTTATTTCTTAAATAAGAAGATTCAACCAATTAGTAATAAAAACTTATATATTATCCTAATTACTTACTCAGCTAAAGTAATTAGTTGAATCATCTTATTTATCTTCTTAGATCAATTAATTAAAGGTGGTCAAAACCCAAGAGTCATCTTTAATGACAATAAGGTACTTAACTTTATCAACTCATTAACAACTGGTTTATCACCTGCTAGAGTTGTTTTATTATTCGTTTTAATTACCTTATCAATTACATTATTCATCTTATCTAACCTATACACTTTATTAAACTTAAAGTTGTTCTTTGTGAAACTGATTAATGATGATTTGAAGAGCAAAGCTTATGGAACAATCGCTTTTTCTTTCATCATCTTAATCACTTTAGTGTTTGGTATCATCAAAGTTTTAGCTGATGGTAAGTACCCAGATAATAATGTTATTGTTACCAACAACGTTGATCTAGGTACTAACTGATTCTGAATTGTGGGAACATTATTGTTCTTAACTTACTGATTAGTTTATTTCTTTGTAATTAGAAGAAACAAAACTCCAGTTATCAATAATATTTATCATTCAGGTTCATTGTTATTAATCTGAGCTACATTTATTGCTTCAGATTTCAACCGTACTAACTTTGATACAGCTAATGGTTATATCAGTTTATTAATCATTACTTTAATTACATTGTTGGTAATCCTAACTTACATTGTTAGTGCTAACAAACAATCAGCTGGGATTATCGTAAGCTTAAGTTTAGTATCTGTATTTATTGTTGCTAGTGTATTCTTAATTACGTTTAACAACACTTTAGTTAACAATCAAAACTTCTCACTAAAATCATTAAACTCTGATCTATCAATCAATCAGATCTTATATGCATTACTTGCAATCATCTTAAGTCTTAACTTTATCTATGTAGTATTAAGTATTTACTTTATCTACTTCTTTATTAATAAGAACACAATCTTTAACTTTAATAAGGTTAAGATCTCTCAAACCCAAGAAGAATACAACCAAAAAGATACTAATCAATCTAATCAAGAATTAAATAATCAATCAGGAGTTAATTCATAATGAAAAACAAAAATAAAAATAACCACGCACAAGAAGAAATTATTGAAACAAGTTATCCTTCTTTAGTTCAACACCATGACTTTGTTGAGTTCTCTCAACTATTCAACACAGCTTTGTTACAAACCAACACAGATGAAAACTCACATCAAGCTAAGATGTTTATTGAAAAGCTTAAGCATGCTGTAGCTAACCACCTACAAATCATTTATGATAACTTCATCATTTCTTGAACTAAAAACATTCGTTTTTCTTTCACGAAATTGATTCCTGCAGTAACTACAGTTGAATCTTCTCAATCTGATGGGGTTAATCTTAAATCTGATTTAACTGAAAATGAAGAATTAAAAATCTTAGCTGAAAGATTCAATCTATTAATGAATCATCAGTTATTTGATGAAAACAAGATTGTCGAAGTTGTTGATGGAATTATTGTTTATCGTTCTAAAGAAACTAACCAATTAAAGGTTGTGTTTTCTAATGAGATCATTAACGCGTAATTTCTTATGGACATTAAAAAACTCGAGCGTAAACAAGCTAGTTTAAAAAACATTTACACCCTAGTAAGTTCGAAACGTGATATTGCTTTAATTAAGATCTTTAAGTTATCTAAACGATTTGAATACTTTTATAAAAGAGCAATCCATTCAAAAACATTATTAGATATCTTACACAAGAAATTTAATTTAAAGAATCCTTTTTATGAAGAAAGCACTTCATTAGTTGATAACAAGATCATTAATCTTACTTTAGATAAGGTTGAAGACATGTTCTTTGTTAGCAAAAAGCGTTTATGGATTTATGTAACAGAAACTCAAAACGCTGCTGCTGATAACTATTCAAGATATGATCGTGCGATTCTAAGACAAGAAAATGTTCAAGAAGACCAATTCATCACAATTGGTGAACATGCTAAAAACTTCTGTCTTAAGAATAATCTTGAAGTTGTTCAACATTATGATGAGAATGATTTCAGTGCATTAAGTAAAACGATTCCTGAAAT
The Mycoplasma tullyi genome window above contains:
- the secE gene encoding preprotein translocase subunit SecE; protein product: MDNKNKNINLRKNPKVILESYQDDNIKKEQQKIKEEALEQKKLKEEREEQEYREQVQREKKNKGSIGLRLKRWWFGMEKESRRITWCTPKLLITNFLIVIAIVAFLTGALFGIDQIFNAIGILK
- a CDS encoding AAA family ATPase, with amino-acid sequence MQNTKYITVTSTIKHSGKTSTAIGLVISLVTEGYRVLYLGFDNKYNALPHFDDDADLAKDYILEKIILGRAVRHFYSFYPFDMLNINADLVKLFQNATDKQQARIISKLFKDFKTERYHYVVIDLNYKDKPVHNTIIKLSDHCFYTINAKRYEEEKNHLDINSFLTIIPKKEHVKLLVIQFNRFMVDHHKFIENLKYIYGDYVFDYQIDSSRTMRNRIDHAYNYLRVDKLCKPIKKYILDSK
- the nusG gene encoding transcription termination/antitermination protein NusG encodes the protein MSKKSTAQWYIATTTNGNEDSVIKTLKAKVRALHFEDQILDCKVIKFRSVEETIFDSNNPTHNIPATMRNSTYIKWVTVDNGVYKKYKITDTNKYPGYIYIKMEMNEAAWFAVRNTVNITGIVGSSGKGAKPIPISSSEELDLLNGEAFDPNYRIVITPNAIIEMDRTLFNERGELILDENATKTIVHKKKSDSADKYGDMSTEKEQVDKAMEFKVGHMVDINSGDYSGLSGQISRIIDNDEYIVDVQILGKLVSVKLNKKQLKLSV
- a CDS encoding MSC_0622 family F1-like ATPase gamma subunit, with the translated sequence MDIKKLERKQASLKNIYTLVSSKRDIALIKIFKLSKRFEYFYKRAIHSKTLLDILHKKFNLKNPFYEESTSLVDNKIINLTLDKVEDMFFVSKKRLWIYVTETQNAAADNYSRYDRAILRQENVQEDQFITIGEHAKNFCLKNNLEVVQHYDENDFSALSKTIPEIIRLKIESGDIIDINFVINSNKIKNKFLKILPIKHFELDTSYYEKADTIVENIENYKLYNNLQEFIVNEINSYLRNVVTSLLVESSLIVAKNSLVQYNKTLSDLDDTLLNLRREILKQKRELEIQELQMLTRSSESLIKMESKKDGDMD
- a CDS encoding DUF2714 domain-containing protein, encoding MKNKNKNNHAQEEIIETSYPSLVQHHDFVEFSQLFNTALLQTNTDENSHQAKMFIEKLKHAVANHLQIIYDNFIISWTKNIRFSFTKLIPAVTTVESSQSDGVNLKSDLTENEELKILAERFNLLMNHQLFDENKIVEVVDGIIVYRSKETNQLKVVFSNEIINA
- a CDS encoding MSC_0624 family F1-like ATPase-associated membrane protein encodes the protein MSVKKLSINLDKFKRLFKIPNNNIFYELKSEVVSIKQNAKLVLFYRLLIFLILFSFSVGFIMLPERLFLVNLLPQRDAMGNAMQAGIDPNRFPITALFQFQNPTFQSINFYVLLRLIGLYLVFITSLWWNYQNVSSINHRIKRYWIWFIIYTALSVISGALLLGWTNNQSSLATVLGVCSLNVLLVILNYAYWLIGYFLNKKIQPISNKNLYIILITYSAKVISWIILFIFLDQLIKGGQNPRVIFNDNKVLNFINSLTTGLSPARVVLLFVLITLSITLFILSNLYTLLNLKLFFVKLINDDLKSKAYGTIAFSFIILITLVFGIIKVLADGKYPDNNVIVTNNVDLGTNWFWIVGTLLFLTYWLVYFFVIRRNKTPVINNIYHSGSLLLIWATFIASDFNRTNFDTANGYISLLIITLITLLVILTYIVSANKQSAGIIVSLSLVSVFIVASVFLITFNNTLVNNQNFSLKSLNSDLSINQILYALLAIILSLNFIYVVLSIYFIYFFINKNTIFNFNKVKISQTQEEYNQKDTNQSNQELNNQSGVNS
- the rpmG gene encoding 50S ribosomal protein L33 — its product is MRKKIILICEHCLNRNYTTTRSKLETTRLVLNKYCSSCNQKTVHKESH
- the rsmG gene encoding 16S rRNA (guanine(527)-N(7))-methyltransferase RsmG; amino-acid sequence: MLKLIKNSLNELNILLTDKQIEDIAFFLEEIHHNNQLFNLTGYKTKELIAEMLGVKTILLAQSLSETFSNKTLNVLDIGTGAGIPGLIIKIIYPQLNVYLVDSNAKKITFISEVIKKLNFTGVFAISSRIEDSSFLEKYRGYFVYVFSQAVSKIAVLNELGTQLLKLNGQIIHFKSRDYLEEMEFAKKYLSDLGLVFNNWYEYKFNNYFLVNVFYNKKAIVSLKYPREWSKIKKELIDNAKH